One Halobaculum sp. CBA1158 DNA segment encodes these proteins:
- a CDS encoding OB-fold nucleic acid binding domain-containing protein has protein sequence MTDSAAGDSGANGAGDSRPAVHDLDDACTLTDVEVGARYRAVVNGVVDYGVFVDVSEHVSGLLHESNLDGETFAVGDELVVLLEELKDNGDVSFDLADVSLDEADLLSVEHDPEITLVSEASVGSDVTVEGEIVQIKQTGGPTIFHVADESGVLAAAAFEEAGVRAYPEVEIGDVVRISGSVEKHEGATQLEVADIDALDGDTADAARERLDEALSERAEPEAVDPLVGWDAFEKLRPELEDLARTLRRTVLEGRPIRIRHHADGDGMCAAIPVQLALENYIESVHEGTDAARHNLKRLPSKAPYYEMEDVTRDLSFALEGRARHGQKLPFLLMLDNGSTEEDVPAYKNLAHYDVPIAVVDHHHPDPEAVDDLLDHHVNPYIHDEDYRITTGMMCVELARMIDPEVTDELRHVPAVAGLSDRSKAEVMDEYLELAADAGYDREHIEDIGEALDYAAHWLRYSEGKTLVGDALDVGSDDEARHEELVEFLSSRAAADVEEQLDAVEPHVEHERLDSDAHLYRIDLENFAKRFTYPAPGKTTGELHDRKVRATGEPVITIGYGPDFAVLRSDGVRLDIPRMVTELNEEVVGGGVSGGGHLVVGSIKFVEGRREDVIDALVEKMAEAELDEELSTTIDLDD, from the coding sequence ATGACTGATTCCGCCGCCGGAGATTCCGGCGCGAACGGGGCGGGGGATTCCCGCCCTGCCGTCCACGACCTCGACGACGCGTGCACGCTGACCGACGTGGAGGTCGGCGCGCGCTACCGTGCGGTCGTCAACGGCGTCGTCGACTACGGCGTCTTCGTCGACGTCTCCGAGCACGTCTCGGGACTGCTTCACGAGTCGAACCTCGACGGCGAGACGTTCGCGGTCGGCGACGAACTGGTCGTCCTGCTGGAGGAACTGAAGGACAACGGCGACGTGTCGTTCGACCTCGCCGACGTGAGTCTCGACGAGGCCGACCTGCTCTCCGTCGAGCACGACCCCGAGATCACCCTCGTCTCCGAGGCGTCGGTCGGCTCGGACGTGACCGTCGAGGGGGAGATCGTCCAGATCAAACAGACGGGCGGTCCGACGATCTTCCACGTCGCCGACGAGTCCGGCGTGCTCGCGGCCGCCGCCTTCGAGGAGGCGGGGGTTCGCGCGTACCCCGAGGTGGAGATCGGCGACGTGGTCCGTATCTCCGGCAGCGTCGAAAAACACGAGGGAGCAACGCAGCTCGAGGTCGCCGACATCGACGCGCTGGACGGCGACACGGCCGACGCAGCACGCGAACGCCTCGACGAGGCGCTGAGCGAGCGCGCCGAGCCGGAGGCCGTCGACCCGCTCGTGGGCTGGGACGCCTTCGAGAAGCTTCGGCCGGAACTCGAGGACCTCGCGCGAACGCTGCGACGGACTGTGCTCGAGGGGCGGCCCATCCGCATCCGCCACCACGCCGACGGCGACGGGATGTGCGCGGCGATCCCGGTCCAGTTGGCCCTGGAGAACTACATCGAATCGGTTCACGAGGGAACCGACGCCGCTCGACACAACCTCAAGCGGCTCCCGAGCAAGGCTCCGTACTACGAGATGGAGGACGTGACCCGCGACCTCAGCTTCGCGCTCGAGGGGCGCGCGCGCCACGGACAGAAGCTCCCGTTCCTCCTGATGCTCGACAACGGCTCGACCGAGGAGGACGTGCCCGCCTACAAGAACCTCGCGCACTACGACGTGCCGATCGCCGTCGTCGACCACCACCACCCGGACCCCGAGGCCGTCGACGACCTCCTCGACCACCACGTCAACCCCTACATCCACGACGAGGACTACCGGATCACGACGGGGATGATGTGCGTCGAGCTCGCGCGCATGATCGACCCCGAGGTGACCGACGAACTACGCCACGTTCCCGCGGTCGCGGGGCTGTCGGACCGGTCGAAGGCCGAGGTGATGGACGAGTACCTCGAGCTCGCGGCCGACGCCGGCTACGACCGCGAGCACATCGAGGACATCGGCGAGGCGCTCGACTACGCCGCCCACTGGCTTCGATACAGCGAGGGCAAGACCCTCGTCGGCGACGCCCTCGACGTGGGTAGCGACGACGAGGCGCGCCACGAGGAGCTCGTGGAGTTCCTCTCGTCGCGCGCGGCCGCCGACGTGGAAGAACAGCTCGACGCCGTCGAGCCGCACGTCGAACACGAGCGGCTCGACTCCGACGCCCACCTGTACCGCATCGACCTGGAGAACTTCGCCAAGCGGTTCACCTACCCCGCCCCGGGTAAGACCACCGGCGAACTCCACGACCGCAAGGTGCGCGCGACCGGCGAGCCTGTGATCACCATCGGCTACGGTCCCGACTTCGCTGTGCTTCGCAGCGACGGCGTGCGCCTCGACATCCCGCGGATGGTCACCGAACTGAACGAGGAGGTCGTCGGCGGCGGCGTCTCCGGCGGCGGGCACCTCGTCGTCGGCTCGATCAAGTTCGTCGAGGGTCGCCGCGAGGACGTGATCGACGCGCTCGTCGAGAAGATGGCCGAGGCCGAACTCGACGAGGAGCTGTCGACGACGATCGATCTCGACGACTGA
- a CDS encoding Mov34/MPN/PAD-1 family protein, with protein MRLFRSSELLGIAAETLTFALEASRDTHPNEYMGFLRATDARDLGLDRRGQVITDVLVIPGTTSTPESATVREHMKPNSSRAVGSIHSHPNGVLRPSDADLATFHAGEVHVIIGAPYERDCWRAFDSDGDPRDLDVIDVALPDDEAFFDFDQTDIDAELYDE; from the coding sequence ATGCGACTGTTCCGGTCGAGCGAGCTGCTCGGCATCGCCGCCGAGACGCTGACGTTCGCGCTGGAGGCCTCTCGGGACACCCACCCGAACGAGTACATGGGGTTCCTCCGCGCGACCGACGCCCGGGACCTGGGCCTCGACCGCAGAGGGCAGGTCATCACCGACGTGCTCGTCATCCCCGGCACAACGTCGACGCCGGAGTCAGCGACCGTGCGAGAACACATGAAACCGAACTCCTCGCGTGCGGTCGGGTCGATCCACTCGCACCCGAACGGGGTGCTTCGTCCCTCCGACGCCGACCTCGCGACCTTCCACGCCGGCGAGGTGCACGTCATCATCGGCGCGCCCTACGAGCGCGACTGCTGGCGGGCGTTCGACTCCGACGGCGACCCGCGCGACCTGGACGTGATCGACGTGGCGCTGCCCGACGACGAGGCGTTCTTCGACTTCGACCAGACGGACATCGACGCGGAGCTGTACGATGAGTGA
- a CDS encoding FAD synthase yields MSEDAGYAADSDGDEDRDGGDRARIALAQGTFDILHPGHIHYLTEAAARGDELHVIVARGENVTHKPKPVCPDRQRRDVVAALDVVDEAHLGHHEDFFVPVREIDPDVVVLGFDQHHDEDAIADALAAEGIDAAVTRADGREPRYEGELLSTGDIIDRLLAQRG; encoded by the coding sequence ATGAGTGAGGACGCGGGGTACGCCGCCGACAGCGACGGCGACGAGGACCGCGACGGGGGGGACCGAGCGCGAATCGCGCTCGCGCAGGGCACGTTCGACATCCTCCATCCCGGCCACATTCACTACCTCACGGAGGCGGCCGCCCGCGGTGACGAGCTTCACGTGATCGTCGCCCGCGGCGAGAACGTCACGCACAAGCCGAAGCCCGTGTGCCCCGACCGCCAGCGCCGCGACGTGGTCGCCGCGCTCGACGTGGTCGACGAGGCGCACCTCGGCCACCACGAGGACTTCTTCGTTCCCGTCCGGGAGATCGACCCCGACGTGGTCGTGCTCGGGTTCGACCAGCACCACGACGAGGACGCCATCGCCGACGCGCTCGCGGCCGAGGGGATCGACGCGGCGGTGACTCGCGCCGACGGCCGCGAGCCCCGCTACGAGGGGGAACTCCTCTCGACAGGCGACATCATCGATCGGCTGCTCGCCCAGCGAGGGTGA
- a CDS encoding VOC family protein, with protein MTPNSFFHVALKANDLDATAAFYADAFDGTIIERGSADDGEGATAVEHVALEVADKRVYVFDRAPYEATGDVEPMPTGVLHFGFVVDDVVAAREAIDADHPGVDWVMGPDRFGDLRIAFLLDPDGTIVELIEHVE; from the coding sequence GTGACACCGAATTCGTTCTTCCACGTGGCGCTGAAAGCGAACGACTTGGACGCCACGGCGGCGTTCTACGCGGATGCGTTCGACGGGACGATCATCGAGCGGGGCAGCGCTGACGACGGGGAGGGCGCGACCGCCGTCGAGCACGTCGCTCTGGAGGTGGCAGACAAGCGGGTGTACGTCTTCGATCGCGCCCCCTACGAGGCGACCGGCGACGTGGAGCCGATGCCGACGGGGGTGCTCCACTTCGGATTCGTCGTCGACGACGTGGTCGCCGCTCGCGAGGCGATCGACGCCGACCACCCGGGCGTCGACTGGGTGATGGGCCCCGACCGCTTCGGCGACCTCCGGATCGCGTTCCTGCTCGACCCCGACGGCACCATCGTCGAACTCATCGAACACGTCGAGTGA
- a CDS encoding tetrahydrofolate dehydrogenase/cyclohydrolase catalytic domain-containing protein, whose product MTDIDGTAVAAEIRDGVADCVETLQAEGIDPALATVLMSDDPASETYVSMKQNDCEEVGMRGIHVDVDNDAPAEELYDTIDELNADDEVHGILVQMPVVDQVDTRRVLRSVDPAKDVDGFHPENVGRLVAGNPRFKPCTPHGIQRLLAAADVDPEGTEAVVVGRSDIVGKPMANLLFGRGSGGNATTTVCHSRTDDLASHTRRADIVVAAAGVPEMITADMVSEGATVIDVGINRVERDGESTLVGDVDYDGVADKADAITPVPGGVGPMTRAMLLYNTVKAASEQHDVAVELP is encoded by the coding sequence ATGACCGATATCGACGGCACCGCCGTCGCCGCCGAGATCCGAGACGGCGTCGCCGACTGCGTGGAAACGCTGCAGGCGGAGGGAATCGACCCCGCGCTGGCGACCGTACTGATGAGCGACGACCCCGCCAGCGAGACGTACGTCTCGATGAAGCAGAACGACTGCGAGGAGGTCGGGATGCGGGGGATCCACGTGGACGTGGACAACGACGCGCCCGCCGAGGAACTGTACGACACGATCGACGAGCTGAACGCCGACGACGAGGTCCACGGCATCCTCGTTCAGATGCCAGTCGTCGACCAGGTCGACACCCGACGCGTCCTGCGCTCGGTCGACCCCGCGAAGGACGTGGATGGCTTTCACCCGGAGAACGTCGGCCGCCTCGTCGCCGGCAACCCCCGGTTCAAGCCCTGCACCCCCCACGGCATCCAGCGCCTGCTCGCGGCCGCCGACGTCGACCCCGAGGGGACGGAGGCGGTCGTCGTCGGTCGCTCCGACATCGTCGGCAAGCCGATGGCGAACCTCCTGTTCGGTCGCGGCTCGGGCGGCAACGCCACCACCACGGTCTGTCACTCGCGGACCGACGACCTCGCGAGCCACACCCGCCGCGCGGACATCGTCGTCGCCGCCGCGGGCGTGCCCGAGATGATCACCGCCGACATGGTGAGCGAGGGCGCGACCGTCATCGACGTGGGGATCAACCGCGTCGAGCGCGACGGCGAGTCGACCCTCGTCGGCGATGTCGACTACGACGGGGTCGCGGACAAGGCGGACGCGATCACGCCGGTCCCCGGCGGCGTCGGCCCGATGACGCGCGCGATGCTGCTGTACAACACGGTCAAGGCGGCGAGCGAGCAGCACGACGTGGCCGTCGAACTTCCCTGA
- the glyA gene encoding serine hydroxymethyltransferase codes for MEYPEVRETDPAVADALAGEVQRQEDTLAMIASENHVSEAVLEAQGSALTNKYAEGYPGARYYAGCEYADAVEELAIERAEELWGAEHVNVQPHSGTQANMAVYLAVLDPGDRILSLELEHGGHLSHGHPANFTGQLFEVEQYGVDPETGYIDYEALAEQADEFDPDIIVSGYSAYPREVEWERIQTVADAVDAYHLSDIAHITGLVAAGVHDSPVGVADFVTGSTHKTIRAGRGGIVICDEEHADDVDAAVFPGGQGGPLMHNIAGKAVGFGEALEPEFEDYAQQVVANAEALAESFADNGFEIVSGGTDTHLVLVDLRESHPDTSGGDAEEALADAGIVLNANTVPGETRSPFDPSGIRAGTPALTTRGFDEADCREVGDLIHRVVDNVDDESVIAAVRERVGELTDENPLYR; via the coding sequence ATGGAGTATCCGGAGGTACGCGAGACCGACCCCGCCGTCGCCGACGCGCTCGCGGGCGAGGTGCAGCGACAGGAGGACACGCTGGCGATGATCGCCTCGGAGAACCACGTCTCCGAGGCGGTGCTGGAGGCGCAGGGGAGCGCCCTGACGAACAAGTACGCCGAGGGCTATCCCGGCGCGCGCTACTACGCCGGCTGCGAGTACGCCGACGCGGTCGAGGAGCTCGCCATCGAACGTGCCGAGGAGCTGTGGGGAGCTGAACACGTCAACGTCCAGCCGCACTCCGGCACGCAGGCGAACATGGCGGTCTACCTCGCGGTCCTCGATCCGGGCGACAGGATCCTCTCGCTGGAACTCGAACACGGCGGTCACCTGAGCCACGGCCATCCGGCGAACTTCACCGGCCAGCTGTTCGAGGTCGAGCAGTACGGCGTCGATCCCGAGACGGGCTACATCGACTACGAGGCGCTCGCCGAACAGGCCGACGAGTTTGACCCCGACATCATCGTCTCGGGCTACTCCGCGTACCCGCGGGAGGTCGAGTGGGAGCGCATCCAGACGGTCGCGGACGCGGTCGACGCCTACCACCTCTCGGACATCGCCCACATCACCGGCCTCGTCGCCGCCGGCGTCCACGACTCGCCCGTCGGCGTCGCCGACTTCGTCACGGGCTCGACCCACAAGACGATCCGCGCGGGTCGCGGCGGCATCGTCATATGCGACGAGGAACACGCCGACGATGTCGACGCCGCCGTCTTCCCCGGCGGACAGGGCGGCCCCCTGATGCACAACATCGCGGGCAAGGCCGTCGGCTTCGGCGAGGCGTTGGAGCCGGAGTTCGAGGACTACGCTCAGCAGGTCGTCGCCAACGCCGAGGCGCTGGCGGAGTCGTTCGCCGACAACGGCTTCGAGATCGTCTCCGGCGGCACCGACACCCACCTCGTGCTCGTCGACCTGCGGGAGTCGCATCCGGACACCTCCGGCGGCGACGCCGAGGAGGCCCTCGCGGACGCTGGAATCGTCCTCAACGCGAACACCGTTCCCGGCGAAACGCGTTCGCCGTTCGACCCCTCGGGCATTCGCGCCGGGACGCCCGCGCTCACCACCCGCGGCTTCGACGAGGCCGACTGCCGCGAGGTGGGCGACCTCATCCACCGGGTCGTGGACAACGTCGACGACGAGAGCGTTATCGCGGCAGTCCGCGAGCGCGTCGGCGAACTCACCGACGAAAACCCGCTGTACCGGTAA
- a CDS encoding DUF5821 family protein translates to MSENLLERTTADVLRSILDEATGDLVVVDPNGTVIESLVDIAVDYDGDLPALNVLADDRLLKDVMDDFLVAADAADLVDDGGMALRELDGDADNTLLVGEDELYAVVAADEQVAALSADDDEFIADAYETYRGRFDDAERFNLRTPAISRIRTTLDEDIGEAVRADFDGVLESLETARGDGDGLDEVTISLLVAAKNDVLLYDISKWGEDVGIASKATFSRTKTRLEEMGLIDTEKVPIDVGRPRLRLKLGDDSLRDADSGELASVAHRMLN, encoded by the coding sequence ATGAGCGAGAACCTCTTGGAGCGAACCACGGCGGACGTGCTTCGGTCGATACTCGACGAGGCGACCGGCGACCTCGTGGTCGTCGATCCGAACGGAACGGTCATCGAGTCGCTGGTCGACATCGCCGTCGACTACGACGGCGACCTGCCGGCGCTGAACGTGCTGGCTGACGACCGGCTTCTGAAGGACGTGATGGACGACTTCCTCGTCGCCGCCGACGCCGCCGACCTCGTCGACGACGGCGGGATGGCGCTGCGCGAACTCGACGGCGACGCCGACAACACGCTCCTCGTCGGCGAGGACGAACTGTACGCGGTCGTCGCCGCGGACGAGCAGGTGGCGGCGCTGTCGGCCGACGACGACGAGTTCATCGCCGACGCCTACGAGACCTACCGCGGGCGCTTCGACGACGCGGAGCGGTTCAACCTCCGGACGCCCGCCATCTCCCGGATCCGTACGACCCTCGACGAGGACATCGGCGAGGCCGTCCGCGCGGACTTCGACGGCGTGCTCGAGTCGCTGGAGACCGCCCGCGGCGACGGCGACGGACTCGACGAGGTGACGATCTCCCTGCTCGTCGCGGCGAAGAACGACGTGCTGCTGTACGACATCAGCAAGTGGGGCGAGGACGTGGGGATCGCCTCGAAGGCGACGTTCTCGCGCACCAAGACCCGCCTCGAGGAGATGGGACTCATCGACACCGAGAAGGTGCCCATCGACGTGGGTCGCCCGCGGCTGCGCCTGAAGCTCGGCGACGACAGCCTGCGCGACGCCGACAGCGGCGAGCTCGCGAGCGTCGCCCACCGAATGCTGAACTGA
- a CDS encoding YcaO-like family protein yields MDIAIVGPDPAAAAASEALADIEANVMPVEASLLDGFDLAVVVGTTGDDAFRTATRLVDDWVAVEIGGIGGRAIDGVDAAVTAFSADSGCYDCLRDRVNANVPAGDAPPQGTRSAVRFAGALAGRRAIRHLSGEAVAGTVTEVDGPERRFLPSPGCDCTGEPAGLELRETDSPVDLDDAVDRMDRAVDDRVGIVTEVGERESFPVPYYIARTTDTAAFADARCAEFAAGVAADWDEGYAKAIGEALERYCAGVYRASALRSAPTEGVIDAVPVDRFVRPPDAETPDPDERIPWVDGIDLRSSESASLPAEFVLFPPPAERFAPAITTGLGLGNSTAEAVLSGLYETVERDATMLSWYSTFEPMGLSVDDERFAALRRRAAAEDLTATPLLLTQDVDVPVVGVAVHRDPESGEWPRFAMGSAADLDAAAAATDALAEALQNWMELRAMGPEQAAGEEGAIGAYAEFPERVREFVSPDVTLSAADVTDGDAAELSGVAEVDALVDRLDAAGLDAYAARLTTRDVAALGFEGVRVLVPEAQPLFTGEAFFGDRLETVSASMGFEPEPETAYHPFP; encoded by the coding sequence ATGGACATCGCCATCGTCGGTCCCGACCCAGCGGCGGCGGCCGCCAGCGAGGCCCTGGCCGACATCGAGGCGAACGTGATGCCGGTCGAGGCGAGCCTGCTCGACGGCTTCGACCTCGCGGTCGTCGTCGGAACGACCGGCGACGACGCCTTTCGGACGGCGACGCGGCTCGTCGACGACTGGGTCGCCGTCGAGATCGGCGGCATCGGCGGCCGAGCGATCGACGGGGTCGACGCCGCGGTCACCGCATTCTCCGCGGACTCGGGCTGTTACGACTGCCTGCGCGATCGAGTGAACGCGAACGTCCCCGCCGGCGACGCCCCGCCACAGGGGACCCGAAGCGCGGTTCGCTTCGCCGGCGCGCTCGCCGGTCGACGGGCCATCCGACACCTCTCGGGCGAGGCGGTCGCCGGGACGGTCACCGAGGTCGACGGCCCCGAGCGTCGGTTCCTCCCATCTCCGGGGTGTGACTGCACGGGGGAGCCGGCGGGACTGGAACTGCGCGAGACCGACTCCCCCGTCGACCTCGACGACGCGGTCGACCGGATGGACCGCGCGGTCGACGACCGGGTCGGGATCGTGACCGAGGTGGGCGAGCGGGAGTCGTTCCCGGTGCCGTACTACATCGCCCGGACGACCGACACCGCGGCGTTCGCCGACGCCAGGTGCGCGGAGTTCGCCGCGGGCGTCGCCGCGGACTGGGACGAGGGGTACGCGAAGGCGATCGGGGAGGCGTTGGAGCGGTACTGCGCCGGCGTCTACCGGGCCTCGGCGCTTCGGTCGGCTCCCACGGAAGGCGTCATCGACGCCGTTCCGGTCGACCGGTTCGTCCGACCGCCGGACGCGGAGACGCCCGACCCGGACGAGCGGATCCCGTGGGTGGACGGGATCGACCTCCGGTCGAGCGAGTCGGCGTCGCTGCCGGCGGAGTTCGTCCTGTTCCCGCCCCCGGCCGAGCGGTTCGCCCCCGCGATCACGACCGGGCTCGGCCTGGGGAACTCGACGGCCGAGGCCGTGCTGTCGGGGCTGTACGAGACGGTCGAGCGGGACGCGACGATGCTGTCGTGGTACTCGACGTTCGAGCCGATGGGGCTGTCGGTCGACGACGAGCGGTTCGCGGCGCTGCGACGGCGCGCCGCCGCCGAGGACCTCACAGCGACTCCCCTGTTGCTCACGCAGGACGTGGACGTGCCCGTCGTCGGCGTCGCCGTCCACCGCGACCCCGAGTCCGGCGAGTGGCCGCGCTTCGCCATGGGGTCGGCCGCGGACCTCGACGCCGCCGCCGCGGCGACTGACGCGCTCGCGGAAGCGCTGCAGAACTGGATGGAGCTTCGCGCGATGGGGCCCGAGCAGGCCGCCGGAGAGGAGGGAGCCATCGGCGCGTACGCCGAGTTCCCCGAGCGAGTCCGGGAGTTCGTCTCCCCCGACGTGACGTTGTCGGCGGCGGACGTCACCGACGGCGACGCTGCGGAACTGTCCGGCGTCGCCGAGGTCGACGCCCTCGTCGATCGGCTCGACGCCGCCGGCCTCGACGCCTACGCCGCCCGGCTCACGACGCGCGACGTGGCCGCGCTCGGCTTCGAGGGCGTTCGCGTCCTCGTCCCCGAGGCGCAGCCGCTGTTCACGGGGGAGGCGTTCTTCGGCGACCGGCTGGAGACCGTCTCGGCGTCGATGGGGTTCGAACCGGAGCCGGAGACGGCGTACCACCCGTTTCCGTAG
- a CDS encoding bifunctional UDP-sugar hydrolase/5'-nucleotidase: MPRFVHYSDIENVYDDPERAGRLAGLITDLDGPDAAVVGSGDDTAPGVAATVSSGRQAVDFYRAIDTDVETFGNHDFDFGGDAARAVVTDSPQTWVSANVYDEDGERFAEAEGVVPWTVERVDGDRVGFFGVTDPATDSLNPMAADMEFTDPYEAAREAVADLRAEGVDHVVAVSHLGGGDDDLAAVDGIDLVLGGHVHSERVETVEETLCTRPGVNGETVLEVALDDDGASVTRHGPADAPVDERVADGLRERIAAAGLDRAVGRVDEPIERSEATVHGGECRIGNVVADAYRWAADADVGLQNAGGLRLGHDLAGEVTEADLLSVLPFEEPIVVVEVTGAELLDAFRQMSAAVVDFGEEDWWHGHLSGARVVWDDDREVLVEATVAGDPVDPESLYRVATPEYILHSDHEFPVIGQRHRAGEHGIQHEVLAEYVREHGIDPEIEGRIRRVSGDERPGIDSPGGEPRASGTTGGDAGGDE; encoded by the coding sequence ATGCCCCGATTCGTCCACTACTCGGACATCGAGAACGTCTACGACGACCCCGAGCGCGCGGGGCGACTCGCCGGACTCATCACCGATCTCGACGGGCCCGACGCCGCCGTCGTCGGCTCCGGAGACGACACGGCCCCAGGCGTCGCGGCGACGGTCTCGTCGGGACGCCAGGCGGTCGACTTCTACCGCGCGATCGACACGGACGTGGAGACGTTCGGCAACCACGACTTCGACTTCGGGGGCGACGCCGCCCGCGCGGTCGTCACCGACTCCCCGCAGACGTGGGTCTCGGCGAACGTGTACGACGAGGACGGCGAGCGGTTCGCCGAGGCCGAGGGCGTCGTCCCGTGGACCGTCGAGCGCGTCGACGGCGACCGCGTGGGCTTCTTCGGCGTCACCGACCCGGCGACAGACTCGCTGAATCCGATGGCCGCCGACATGGAGTTCACGGACCCCTACGAGGCCGCCCGCGAGGCCGTCGCCGACCTCCGCGCCGAGGGCGTCGACCACGTGGTCGCCGTCTCGCACCTCGGCGGCGGCGACGACGACCTCGCCGCCGTCGACGGGATCGACCTCGTGCTCGGCGGGCACGTCCACAGCGAGCGCGTCGAGACGGTCGAGGAGACGCTGTGCACCCGTCCCGGCGTCAATGGCGAGACCGTGCTGGAGGTCGCCCTCGACGACGACGGCGCGAGCGTCACCCGTCACGGTCCCGCGGACGCGCCGGTCGACGAGCGGGTCGCCGACGGCCTCCGCGAGCGCATCGCGGCCGCGGGGCTCGACCGGGCGGTGGGGCGCGTCGACGAGCCGATCGAGCGCTCGGAGGCGACCGTCCACGGCGGCGAGTGCCGGATCGGCAACGTCGTCGCCGACGCGTACCGGTGGGCCGCCGACGCCGACGTGGGGCTGCAGAACGCCGGCGGGCTCAGGCTCGGGCACGACCTCGCGGGCGAGGTGACGGAGGCGGACCTCCTCTCGGTGCTCCCGTTCGAGGAGCCGATCGTCGTCGTCGAGGTGACGGGCGCGGAGCTGTTGGACGCCTTCAGGCAGATGTCCGCGGCCGTCGTCGACTTCGGCGAGGAGGACTGGTGGCACGGCCATCTCAGCGGCGCGCGCGTCGTCTGGGACGACGATCGCGAGGTGCTCGTCGAGGCGACCGTCGCCGGCGACCCCGTCGATCCCGAGTCGCTGTACCGCGTCGCCACCCCGGAGTACATTCTCCACTCCGATCACGAGTTTCCCGTCATCGGCCAGCGACACCGCGCCGGCGAGCACGGGATCCAACACGAGGTGCTGGCCGAGTACGTCCGCGAACACGGGATCGACCCCGAGATCGAGGGACGGATCCGCCGCGTGTCCGGCGACGAGCGCCCCGGGATCGACTCCCCTGGCGGGGAACCCCGAGCGTCCGGAACGACCGGCGGGGACGCCGGCGGCGATGAGTGA
- a CDS encoding universal stress protein produces the protein MTLVVVPVRYPLSNHSLATLSEAIRIADERDAELTVLHVDLYQDGKEVTRTDLKRAVEREFGRLPQIRYVVRRGFLVEETILDEVAAEAADVVVIGAKQASRWRRTIQRLFSDPDIESFLKGKLDATVITVRPDGETGGIASADGGNDER, from the coding sequence ATGACGCTGGTCGTCGTCCCGGTGCGATACCCTCTCTCGAACCACTCACTGGCGACGCTGTCGGAGGCGATCCGGATCGCCGACGAGCGCGACGCCGAACTGACCGTTCTTCACGTCGACCTCTACCAGGACGGAAAGGAAGTCACGCGGACGGACCTCAAGCGAGCCGTCGAGCGGGAGTTCGGTCGGCTCCCGCAGATCCGGTACGTGGTGCGACGGGGCTTTCTCGTCGAGGAGACCATCCTCGACGAGGTCGCCGCCGAGGCCGCCGACGTGGTGGTCATCGGCGCGAAGCAGGCGAGTCGCTGGCGGCGGACCATCCAGCGGCTGTTCTCCGACCCCGACATCGAGTCGTTCCTGAAGGGCAAACTCGACGCGACCGTCATCACCGTCCGTCCGGACGGCGAGACCGGCGGGATCGCGTCCGCCGACGGCGGGAACGACGAGCGATGA